One Aegilops tauschii subsp. strangulata cultivar AL8/78 chromosome 2, Aet v6.0, whole genome shotgun sequence genomic window, GGAGCCTCCCGGTTGAGCTCAATGCGTTGGAGGGTAAAGGGGTTGTGCCCTACGAGGAGGGGACAGAAGGTGgcaaaaaaaagaaaggaaaaaagggTCGGTGTGTCACAGATGATGATGCGAGTAGTGCGGGTGTGGAAGCAATGACGGAGGCAACTAACCATGGGGCCGCTAGTAAACTGACGGGGCCAAGTGTGGAGCCCCGTCAGGAGCAATGAATTGCCTAGTGTGGAACTGTCGAGGGGCGGGGAACCCTCGCACAGTTCGTGACTTACAGGCTCTGTGTAGAGCCAATTCCCCGAGGATGGTGTTTTTGTGTGAGACTAGGCAACAACTACATAAGATGAAGAGGTTGCGTAATCGGTTAGGGCTCCGTGGCTTTGATGGCATAAGTAGCATTGGGAAGAGTGGTGGTTTAGCGTTGTTCTGGGATGATTCTATGTATGTCAGTGTTCAAGATGTAAACGCCAGGTGGATCGATGTGTTTGTTCGAGTTGCCCCGTCCGAACCACTTTGGCGCGTCACCTTTGTGTATGGTGAACCGAGGGTGGAAAACCGACACCTCATGTGGGAGAGTTTGTGCAGGCTAAGGAACATGTCCGAACTGCCATGGCTCGTTGTGGGTGATTTCAATAAGGCACTGTGGGACTATGAGCATATGTCCATGACGGCGAGACCGCAACCCCAAATGATGGCCTTTCGTGACTGTTTTGAAGTGTGCCAGTTGGTGGATCTGGGCTTTTTGGGATATCCCTTCACATACGATAATAAACGGAGTGGCCGGGCTAATGTGCAGGTGCGTTTGGACAGGGCGGCGGCGGACAATGCTTGGAGGGATCTCTTCCCGGAAGCGGCGGTTACCCACCTTACGTCACCTCGGTCTGATCATCGGTCGTTACTTTTGCGGTGCATGCAGGATACAAGTGTGAAAGTGGTTAAAGCGAGGCGCTATGAGGTCATGTGGGAGAGGGAGGCTTCTCTGGCAGAGGTGGTCGTGGCAGCTTGGGCCGCTTCGGGCGCGAAGGGTGACCTGGGCGGTGTCACTGCGGCCCTGAAAGCACCCATGGCAAAGTTGCATGAATGGAGCAACAAGACAATTGTCAATGTCATGAGAGAGATTGAGAAGTCAAGGACGAGGCTGGAAGAACTCCATAATATGAATGCCGACCGCAATGAGCTGCGCAAGGAATCAGATCACATGGATGAACTCCTGTACAAGGAGGAGATGATGTGGCTGCAACGTTCTAGAATGGAGTGGCTAAAACATGGTGACCGAAACACCAAATTCTTTCATAGGAAAGCAAGATGGAGAGCCCGAAAACAGGATTAAAGGCCTTCGAGACGACCTAGGGGTCCTGCATTCTGAGCAAGACGTCATGTTAGGTATGGCCATGAGCTATTTTCAAAACTTGTTTGAAGCTGACCCCGGTTTAGCTTCTCATACAGTGGTAAATCTCTTTGAGCCTGTCATTACGGAGGAAATGAATGCAAAGTAATGTGAAGCTTTCTCGGACAAGGAAATCAGTGATGCTCTTTTCCAGATGGGGCCTCTAAAGGCTCCAGGCCCAGACGGGTTTCCGGCGAGGTTCTTCCAGCGGCATTGGGGTATGATGAAAAATGACATTATTGAGGCAGTCAGACAGTTTTTCAGCTCGGGGGTGATGCCAGAGGGCGTCAACAACACCACTATTGTGCTCATTCCAAAGGTGGATAATCCCCAACGCTTATCTGAGTTCCGGCCCATCAGTCTCTGTAACGTGATATACAAGATCATATCAAAATGCTTGGTGAACCGTTTGAGACCTATACTTGGGGACATCATCTCTGAGGAGCAGAGCGCGTTTGTGCCTGGCAGACTCATAACAGACAATGCTTTCATTGCCTTTGAGTGCACTCACTATATTAAACAGGAGAAGGACCCTGATAAAGCTTTTTGTGCTTATAAGATGGAcctccactagtagaaaaagggccttttgtcccggtttatAAGGGCCtttaaccgggactaaagggtcgttactaaagcctccccctttagtcccggttcttacacgaaccgggactaaaggccgtccacgtggccgcagcctggagctccacctttagtcccggttagtaaggaaattttatgattttttttcaaaaaaaaaatttgaatttttttattttcaaatttctgaattattttaacctctaatctctaatcaccacccctcatcactgctcaatttaacctctaatctctaatcacccctcatcattccaaatcatctaactttccggacggtcacccatcctctcactactccagcctgagcacgcttaacttccgggttccaTTCTctctcgtttccaagtctgcactttttgttttcctgacaatagtaagatgtcaatcctattaaccctcgggaatttagcttgagcatgaagtcacacatttcactgtttgagtttgaaactattgttttaaaaaacaataattatttagaaacactaatatttcttgaataagtagtttgaccatagtttgaccacagtttgaccacagtttgaccagatttgaccaaaattcaaaaaaactgaaataattatttagtaacactaatatttcttgaataattagtttgaccattgtttgaccacagtttgaccagatttgaccaaaattcaaaaaaaactgaaataattatttagtaacactaatatttcttgaataagtagtttgaccatagtttgaccacagtttgaccagatttgaccaaaattcaaaaaaaactgaaataattatttagtaacactaatattcttgaataattagtttgaccgttgtttgaccacagtttgaccacactttgaccagatttgaccaaaattcaaaaaaactgaaataattatttagtaacactaatattgttgaataattatttagtaacactaatacttcttgaataagtagtttgaccatagtttgaccagatttaacaaaaaaaaactgaaatttgagcataactttttttccttttagaatgtgaggattctaaaaatttgcaaacaggccgtgatgcggattttcgtgctgaacattttgatatattatatgtttttcctgacatcgtatgcaaaagttatagccgttttacattttccctacactttttgcaaaacatgtccaaatttaagtttttaaattttcctaactagtacatgtagtaacataactacatctggaaggattttaatttttgaagtttttatcattttcttttgctttttacaaaattgaaaaggcgatccacgggggggcgggggtagagtttgaaaatgggacctttagtaccggttcgtgccatgaaccggtactaatgcctcaaaccccattagtaccggttggtggctcgaactgggactaaaggtctaacctttagtaccggttggtgccacgaaccggtactaatgggcatcgcaccctttagtcccggttcgtgtctcaaaccaggactaaagggctcaggtgaactgggactaatgccttagccgcacgaaccgggaccaatgctcacattagtcccggttcgtgactgaaccgggactaatgtgaatattgccctgtgaccaaagccctgttttctactagtgctctCTAAGGCGTATGATCGGGTAGATTGGACTTGGAGCAAATGATGAGGAGGCTGGGCTTTGCGGATCGGTGGGTGAAATGGATTATGACCTGTGTCACCTCGGCTCGTTACTGCTGCAACGTTAATGGAGCCCTGTCAGATTCATTTGCACCATCGCGTGGGCTTCGGCAAGGAGATCCTCTCTCACCATTCTTATTCCTTTTTGTGGCGGATGGCAGGCGGCGCTTCTGAAGCGGGGTGTTGCCTCCGGGCGAATTACACCTCTAAGGGTCTGCCCACGAGCCCCTGGTATTTCACACATTATGTTTGCACATGATACACTATTATTCTTTCGAGCAAGCGAACAGGAAGCTCGACATGTCAAGGATGTCTTGGCCACCTTTGCACATGCCTCGGGTCAGCTAATCAACCCACAGAAGTGCTCAATTCTCTTCAGGGAGCAATGTCGGAGGGCTGACCGTGATGCCGTGGTACATGCTTTGGAGGTGCAGCAGCAAAGTTTCGAGGAATGTTACCTGGGCCTTCCCACGCCAAATGGTCGCATGTCTAGGGGAAGTTTCAGAACATCCAACAGAAATATATGAAGCGAATGGTGGAGTGGGATGGATCGCAACTTGCGCAAAGTGGAAGAGAGGTTCTTATAAAATCCATTGCTCAGGCCATTCCGACGTACATCATGAGTGTTTTTAAGTTGCCGGCGGCAACATGTGTAGATATGTTGCAGATGATTCGCAATTTTTTCTGGGGAGTAGAGAAGGGGAAGAGGAAGATGCATTGGCGGGCATGGATTCATCTCATAAAACCTAAGGCGCAAGGAGGGTTGGGATTCCGCGACCTTTGACTTTTTAACCAGGCGCTTCTGGCGCATCAAGCTTGGCGACTCCTGACGAGTCCGGACAGCTTGTGTGCCCGGTTGCTGAAAGCGCGTTACTACCCGCAGGGCAATCTGGAAGACACGGTTTTCTCGAGCGCGGCCTCGGTTACTTGGCAGGCGATACAACATGGACTTGAGCTTCTGAAAAAGGGACTGATCTGGCGGGTTGGGAATGGGAGGGCCATCAGGATTTGGCGTGATAGTTGGATTCCAAGGAATGGAAGTGGAAGGTCAGTTACTCCTCAAGGACGATGCCGGATACGTCGTGTCAGCGACTTGCTGGATAACCATGGAGCATGGAATATGGATATAGTTCGAAGCATTTTTTTGCCGGTGGATGCGGAGGTGATTGCAACGATCAAAACCTCTCCTTGGTTGGGGGAGGATTTGCTGGCATGGGAACCGGAGCGCAACGGGAACTTCACTGTTAGGAGCGCGTATAGACTTGCACTTGAGGATCTTCTTCGATTCTCTTCAGTCGCGGGGAGCAGGACACCGGACGTGCGACGAGCCGTCTAAGCTTTTATTTGGAGGTGCCCTGCTCCTCCTAAGGTTCGAATCTTTACTTGGCGGCTAGTCACGGATTATCTGCCCACTTGGTTTAACAAGCGTCGTCGAGGTCTGGAGGTGTCTGACAAATGCCCTCTCTGCGCCTTGGAGCCGGAGGACACGTTCCATGGTTTTTGCAGGTGCCCGTTGGCGGTTGCGCTCTGGCAAACAATGGCGGACCAATGGCGGATACCGGATGTCGCATCTTTCTGCCGGACAGGAACAGAGTGGCTGGCCCAAGCCCTTTGCGATCTGCCGGATATGGAGAGGATGATGCTCATGATGACGTTGTGGCGATGTTGGTACATTCGCAACGAACTGGTGCACCACAAGAAGCCGCCGCCGATCGAAGTATCCAAACGCTTCCTCACCAGCTACGTCGACTCTTTGGTGGGGCTCCAGAACGCACCGGAGACGGACCCAAGCAAGGGGAAGCAGGTGGTGGACACGCTTGCCCCGAAACGGCTCGGGCAGCTGGAGAACCGAGCGCCGCCTGTGCTGCTGCACTGGTCCAGGCCAGCCTCGGGGTGGACAAATCTAAACGTCGATGGTTCCTTCAGTGCCACGAGTGGAGAGGCTAGAGCGGGCATGGTCCTTCGCAGCGACACCGGTGATATCATCTTTTCTTCCTGCAGGGAACTACGGACGTGCTCTGACCCCCTTGAGGCCGAGCTACATGCATGCATGGAGGGGCTCAACCTGGCACTGCAGTGGACTCCTTTGCCTATGGTGATGGAAACAAATTGTTCGGTGACACTACATGCGATAGCAGCACCGGGGCCGGACAGATCTCGCTTTGCTATGCTCATCGACCAGATTAGACGCTTGATGTCAGGAGGTAGAGAAATAAAGCTAGTTCATGTACGTAGAGAGCAGAATGGTGTAAGCCACTATCTTGCGAACTATGGTAGAGTTCATAAACGCACGGTTGTATGGCTGGGATCGGGACCGGAGGAGGTCCCAGACTTGTGTAAGGCCGAGGCACTTTATGTGTGAGAAATGAAATTTTCTTTCACCCACAAAAAAAATAAAGTTTGCAAAACAAAATCCCCAGATATTGTGAAACTCGTAACTACGAGGTGGCAGTTTTGTCTAAGGCACGATGGCCAGTAGGCCGTGAGTATGAAGACCGAGTAGCCCGATACAGTGGTACACACCAGAGGCGTAGCCAGGCCTGAGTTGTGGCCAGGGGCGTAGGCATATTCTGGCTACGGCACTGGTGCCCACGATCAGTAAGTTTAATCATAACATCCAATTATTGGAGACTGCGGTCTCGCAAAAAGGTGAGTACGCTACGTGATGCTAACCCAGCCATACGTGGGCTTGCTATTGATTATATCTTACTTTTAGATCTCCAGATTTGTTTTCTGGTGATTTGCAGATTGACACTAGCGAATCAATCTGTGGTTGGATAGTTAGAGAGACCGTAGTATCCCAGTCAAgtagggttcaagtcctggtgctcgcatttatttctGGATTATTTCAGGATTTATGGCGATGCGCATTCAATGGGAGGAGACATTTCCGTCAAGCGACGAGGTGcatacggtgacttcgtaaatttcaagatgatatccCGGCTCAGTCTTTCGAAGTGCTCATAGAGGTAGGGTATGCGTATGTGCGTTCATAGAGATGAGTGTATgcacgtatatatgagcccttgcatCTGTTCTGTGTTAAAAAAATGTAGATTGACACTAACACACAATAGCAAATGTGAGTCTAGCCCATCGTAGTCTTCCATCAATTTCACCTCTGATCCCCGCCGTTTGTAAAGAAACTTTCTTCCAATGCTCTGCATTATCGTCTGCTAATCGTTCACGTCAAATCGATACAGTTACTATTCTCCCACGATTTCCACGCTCCTGCATCGTGGCTTTTTGGTCGGTTGTGGGCCTATTTA contains:
- the LOC123497035 gene encoding uncharacterized protein, producing MVFLCETRQQLHKMKRLRNRLGLRGFDGISSIGKSGGLALFWDDSMYVSVQDVNARWIDVFVRVAPSEPLWRVTFVYGEPRVENRHLMWESLCRLRNMSELPWLVVGDFNKALWDYEHMSMTARPQPQMMAFRDCFEVCQLVDLGFLGYPFTYDNKRSGRANVQVRLDRAAADNAWRDLFPEAAVTHLTSPRSDHRSLLLRCMQDTSVKVVKARRYEVMWEREASLAEVVVAAWAASGAKGDLGGVTAALKAPMAKLHEWSNKTIVNVMREIEKSRTRLEELHNMNADRNELRKESDHMDELLYKEEMMWLQRSRMEWLKHAFSDKEISDALFQMGPLKAPGPDGFPARFFQRHWGMMKNDIIEAVRQFFSSGVMPEGVNNTTIVLIPKVDNPQRLSEFRPISLCNVIYKIISKCLVNRLRPILGDIISEEQSAFVPGRLITDNAFIAFECTHYIKQEKDPDKAFCAYKMDLH